One window of the Streptomyces asoensis genome contains the following:
- a CDS encoding ADP-ribosylglycohydrolase family protein, which produces MGATAGPVWGRAEQQDFRSRVRGTLLGAAVGDALGAPVDGLGIEEIRQVHGPEGVVDLAPAHGRRGAVTHLTQLTLFTVDGLIRAQVRRDTGAWHPPTDLHRAYLRWAATQRDWGPDLRRKDDGWLAREEWLYARRDPTRTLLLGLGDEVMGTLEAPKSPGAAGPEVVPRSVPFGLLVGWEPQLVVQLAVECAAQTHGHPTAYLAAAAYAVTVHALACGESLDGAVQRALALLAARPGHEAVAQALQHALGAVRQGLPGPARVEELAGAGTAEAVLSGAVYCALVAEDVRHGLRLAVNHGAPSGPTAALTGGLLGALHGETALPPAWLAELEGRPTILELADDFAMEMTQGPALHNPAGASPGWLARYPRGS; this is translated from the coding sequence GTGGGTGCGACTGCCGGGCCAGTCTGGGGCCGTGCCGAACAGCAGGACTTCCGCAGCCGGGTGCGTGGCACGCTGCTGGGCGCGGCCGTCGGGGACGCCCTCGGGGCGCCCGTCGACGGGCTCGGGATCGAGGAGATCCGGCAGGTCCACGGGCCCGAGGGAGTCGTGGACCTGGCCCCCGCCCACGGGCGGCGCGGCGCGGTCACGCATCTCACCCAGCTGACCCTGTTCACCGTGGACGGGCTGATCCGCGCCCAGGTACGGCGGGACACCGGCGCCTGGCATCCGCCGACCGATCTGCACCGGGCGTATCTGAGATGGGCGGCCACCCAGCGCGACTGGGGGCCCGACCTGCGCCGCAAGGACGACGGCTGGCTGGCCCGCGAGGAGTGGCTGTACGCCCGGCGCGATCCGACCCGGACGCTGCTGCTCGGGCTCGGCGACGAGGTCATGGGCACCCTGGAGGCGCCCAAGAGCCCCGGCGCGGCCGGGCCCGAGGTGGTTCCCCGTTCGGTGCCCTTCGGGCTGCTCGTCGGCTGGGAGCCGCAACTCGTCGTCCAACTCGCCGTCGAGTGCGCCGCCCAGACCCACGGTCACCCCACGGCATACCTCGCGGCCGCCGCGTACGCCGTCACCGTGCACGCGCTGGCCTGCGGGGAGAGTCTCGACGGCGCGGTGCAGCGGGCGCTCGCCCTGCTGGCCGCGCGGCCGGGGCACGAGGCGGTGGCGCAGGCGTTGCAGCACGCGCTGGGCGCCGTACGGCAGGGGCTGCCGGGGCCCGCGAGAGTGGAGGAGCTCGCGGGAGCGGGGACCGCGGAGGCCGTGCTGTCGGGTGCCGTCTACTGCGCGCTCGTCGCGGAGGACGTCCGGCACGGGCTGCGGCTCGCGGTGAACCACGGCGCGCCCTCGGGGCCGACCGCCGCCCTCACCGGCGGCCTGCTCGGCGCCCTGCACGGCGAGACGGCCCTCCCGCCGGCCTGGCTGGCCGAGCTGGAGGGCCGCCCCACGATCCTGGAACTGGCCGACGACTTCGCCATGGAGATGACCCAGGGCCCGGCCCTGCACAACCCCGCGGGGGCGTCGCCGGGATGGCTGGCCCGGTATCCCAGGGGGAGTTAG
- a CDS encoding DUF397 domain-containing protein, translated as MPTHAWQKSSYCGQGESCVHISADPGTIHLTESADPSHSVLTTTRTAFAALLDAVSARRPGR; from the coding sequence ATGCCCACCCACGCCTGGCAGAAGTCGTCCTACTGCGGGCAAGGCGAATCCTGCGTCCACATATCCGCCGACCCCGGCACCATCCACCTCACCGAATCCGCCGACCCCTCCCACTCCGTCCTCACCACCACCCGCACCGCCTTCGCCGCCCTGCTCGACGCGGTCAGCGCACGTCGACCCGGTAGGTGA
- a CDS encoding ALF repeat-containing protein, producing the protein MRHRRAALLVAATALAPALLLATPAFATDTTATTASATTTTASVVTTDTPVDEMSAEDLRIAIARILADEDSGKGVVREANKALDGTVEDMRTFLKTGYRLAQAEDDRVAVFRILADKNSGKGVVREATKALDIGTPEALRAFLETGYRLAQAEDDRVAVARILADPTISAALRAAAEEAIDGTPEELRYFLEVGRYEVDG; encoded by the coding sequence ATGAGACACCGCCGCGCCGCCCTGCTCGTCGCGGCCACCGCCCTGGCCCCGGCCCTCCTCCTCGCCACCCCGGCGTTCGCCACCGACACGACGGCGACGACGGCCTCGGCGACGACCACGACGGCGTCGGTGGTGACGACCGATACGCCGGTGGACGAGATGTCCGCAGAGGACCTCCGTATCGCGATCGCGCGCATCCTGGCGGACGAGGACAGCGGCAAGGGGGTCGTCCGGGAGGCCAACAAGGCCCTCGACGGCACCGTGGAGGACATGCGCACCTTCCTGAAGACCGGCTACCGCCTCGCCCAGGCCGAGGACGACCGCGTCGCCGTCTTCCGCATCCTGGCGGACAAGAACTCCGGCAAGGGCGTCGTCCGCGAGGCCACCAAGGCCCTCGACATCGGCACCCCGGAGGCCCTGCGCGCCTTCCTGGAGACCGGCTACCGCCTCGCCCAGGCCGAGGACGACCGCGTCGCCGTCGCCCGCATCCTGGCCGACCCGACCATCAGCGCCGCCCTCCGCGCGGCTGCCGAGGAGGCCATCGACGGGACGCCGGAGGAGCTGCGGTACTTCCTGGAGGTCGGCCGCTACGAGGTCGACGGCTAG
- a CDS encoding DUF2165 domain-containing protein, with protein sequence MTTPTTRISHASRVLPLTATLLTGTVALYMLLVAFGNITDFGTNQQFVRHVLAMDTTFKDDDVMWRAVTSKGLQDAAYVAIIAWETVAGVVLAAGTWFWTRRDHIRGRALSTYGLVMVMLLFGAGFIAIGGEWFSMWQSDTWNGLDAATRAFLFAGVVLIVNQLPAGQARDDSRA encoded by the coding sequence ATGACCACCCCCACCACACGTATCTCACACGCGTCACGCGTGCTTCCGCTCACCGCCACCCTCCTCACCGGGACGGTCGCGCTCTACATGCTGCTCGTCGCCTTCGGGAACATCACCGACTTCGGCACGAACCAGCAGTTCGTGCGTCATGTGCTGGCGATGGACACGACGTTCAAGGACGACGACGTGATGTGGCGGGCGGTGACGAGCAAGGGGCTTCAGGACGCCGCCTATGTCGCGATCATCGCGTGGGAGACGGTCGCGGGGGTGGTGCTGGCCGCCGGGACGTGGTTCTGGACGCGGCGGGACCACATACGCGGTCGGGCGCTGTCGACGTACGGGCTGGTCATGGTGATGCTGCTGTTCGGCGCCGGGTTCATCGCGATCGGCGGGGAGTGGTTCTCGATGTGGCAGTCGGACACCTGGAACGGGCTGGACGCGGCGACCCGGGCCTTCCTGTTCGCCGGGGTCGTGCTGATCGTCAACCAGCTGCCGGCCGGGCAGGCGCGGGACGACTCCCGGGCCTGA
- a CDS encoding DUF4344 domain-containing metallopeptidase: MRTSGNGSARGQGWGRTALRSATLPLALVLTTACQTNAADDRSTAEASFTVRYDRPSGPDADAAAFVRERRLPEEAVRQVTALVRLKPPVVMSVRSCDGEGPSYDPRTREVEICYDEISETRGLYQDAGQSLSDDALSAVLLESLFHESAHAVIDVLDLATRGGEEDFADQFAALMLLRQGAEGEERLLDVAETWRLSSITYDDEDDGQADEHSTDRQRAVSYLCYLYGAAPAHHADVIGTDTLPAGRARGCAREWKSAQAAWMNAIERATDPAALENALDAWTDRTGQVAWRFGNGEVAQ; the protein is encoded by the coding sequence ATGCGTACGAGCGGGAACGGGAGCGCCCGCGGGCAGGGTTGGGGCCGCACCGCCCTGCGATCCGCGACGCTGCCGCTGGCCCTCGTCCTCACCACCGCCTGCCAGACGAACGCGGCCGACGACCGGAGTACCGCTGAAGCGAGCTTCACCGTCCGCTACGACCGGCCGTCCGGCCCGGACGCGGACGCCGCGGCGTTCGTCCGGGAACGGCGGCTGCCGGAGGAGGCCGTGCGGCAGGTCACCGCTCTGGTGCGGCTGAAGCCGCCGGTCGTGATGAGCGTCCGGTCCTGCGACGGTGAAGGGCCCTCCTACGACCCCCGGACCCGTGAAGTCGAGATCTGCTACGACGAGATCTCCGAGACGCGGGGGCTCTATCAGGACGCGGGCCAGAGCCTCTCCGACGACGCCCTGTCCGCCGTCCTGCTGGAGTCGCTGTTCCACGAGAGCGCACACGCTGTGATCGACGTCCTCGACCTCGCGACGAGGGGTGGAGAGGAGGACTTCGCCGACCAGTTCGCCGCCCTCATGCTGCTCCGCCAGGGAGCGGAGGGAGAAGAGCGGCTGCTCGACGTCGCCGAGACATGGCGCCTCTCCTCGATCACGTACGACGACGAGGACGACGGTCAGGCGGACGAACACTCCACGGACCGTCAACGCGCCGTCTCCTACCTCTGCTACCTCTACGGGGCAGCCCCGGCGCACCACGCGGACGTGATCGGCACGGACACACTTCCCGCAGGCCGGGCGCGCGGCTGCGCACGGGAGTGGAAGAGCGCGCAGGCCGCATGGATGAACGCGATCGAGCGTGCCACGGACCCGGCCGCCCTCGAGAACGCGCTGGACGCGTGGACCGACCGGACCGGGCAAGTGGCGTGGCGGTTCGGAAACGGTGAGGTCGCCCAGTAG
- a CDS encoding sodium:solute symporter family protein → MNGLDWAVLIGYFGVMVAIGVWSHKRVDNVSDFFTAGGRMPWWLSGISHHMSGYSAVMFTGYAGIAYTYGVTSFVTWSFPIALGIAIGSKLFAPRINRLRSRLHVASPLEYLKNRYDLKTQQALAWSGMLLKIVDVGAKWAAIATLLSVFTGISLNQGILITGAITAVYCTIGGLWADALTELGQFVIQLLAGVAMFVAVVLKLNDKGIGFLDAWDQPALQGHDKPLVAQYGTVFLLAFLFIKLFEYNGGMLNQAQRYMATATPKEAERSARLSAVLWLVWPLVLFFPMWMSPLLVTSNKPDGSDSYALMTEQLLPHGLLGLVIVGFFSHTMAMCSSDANAIAAVFTRDCAPVIWARAREWNQRSGLIAARVATVVFLGLSMAAATQVNSPAFKDIITVVIKWVAGLMGPMAIPMMLGLLRPFRRSGPTAALTSWSMGLLAFWLVNYPINWNVDGGVPLQYQVSIPLAVSLLLYILIGFIKPEDTPERLAIIEQINTDGDGGASAAAQVPRPKDEVPTAVTD, encoded by the coding sequence ATGAACGGTCTCGACTGGGCCGTGCTCATCGGCTATTTCGGCGTGATGGTCGCGATCGGCGTCTGGTCGCACAAGCGCGTCGACAACGTGAGCGACTTCTTCACCGCCGGCGGCAGGATGCCCTGGTGGCTGTCCGGCATCTCGCACCACATGTCGGGCTACAGCGCGGTGATGTTCACCGGGTACGCGGGCATCGCCTACACCTACGGCGTCACCTCCTTCGTCACCTGGTCCTTCCCCATCGCGCTCGGCATCGCCATCGGCTCGAAGCTGTTCGCGCCGCGCATCAACCGGCTGCGGTCACGGCTCCATGTGGCTTCCCCGCTGGAGTATCTGAAGAACCGCTACGACCTCAAGACCCAGCAGGCGCTGGCCTGGTCGGGGATGCTGCTGAAGATCGTGGACGTCGGCGCGAAGTGGGCCGCCATCGCGACCCTGCTGTCCGTCTTCACCGGGATCTCCCTCAACCAGGGCATCCTCATCACCGGCGCGATCACCGCCGTCTACTGCACGATCGGCGGTCTGTGGGCGGACGCGCTGACCGAACTCGGCCAGTTCGTCATCCAGTTGCTGGCCGGCGTCGCGATGTTCGTCGCCGTCGTGCTGAAGCTGAACGACAAGGGCATCGGGTTCCTGGACGCCTGGGACCAGCCGGCGCTCCAGGGCCACGACAAGCCCCTGGTCGCCCAGTACGGCACGGTGTTTCTGCTCGCGTTCCTGTTCATCAAGCTCTTCGAGTACAACGGCGGCATGCTCAACCAGGCCCAGCGGTACATGGCCACGGCCACCCCGAAGGAGGCCGAGCGGTCGGCGCGGCTGTCGGCGGTGCTGTGGCTGGTCTGGCCCCTGGTGCTGTTCTTCCCGATGTGGATGTCGCCGCTGCTGGTGACGTCGAACAAGCCGGACGGCTCCGACTCCTACGCCCTGATGACCGAACAGCTGCTGCCGCACGGCCTGCTGGGGCTCGTCATCGTCGGCTTCTTCTCCCACACGATGGCCATGTGCTCGTCCGACGCCAACGCCATCGCCGCCGTCTTCACCCGGGACTGCGCGCCGGTGATCTGGGCCAGGGCGCGGGAGTGGAACCAGCGGTCGGGGCTGATCGCGGCGCGGGTGGCGACCGTCGTCTTCCTCGGTCTCTCCATGGCGGCGGCCACGCAGGTCAACTCCCCCGCCTTCAAGGACATCATCACGGTCGTCATCAAGTGGGTGGCCGGACTGATGGGCCCGATGGCCATCCCGATGATGCTGGGCCTGCTGCGCCCGTTCCGCCGCTCCGGTCCGACGGCCGCGCTGACCAGCTGGTCGATGGGTCTGCTGGCCTTCTGGCTGGTCAACTACCCGATCAACTGGAACGTCGACGGCGGAGTGCCGCTCCAGTACCAGGTGTCGATCCCGCTGGCCGTGTCGCTGCTCCTCTACATCCTCATCGGCTTCATCAAGCCCGAGGACACCCCGGAACGCCTCGCGATCATCGAACAGATCAACACGGACGGGGACGGCGGCGCTTCGGCCGCCGCGCAGGTGCCGCGGCCCAAGGACGAGGTCCCCACGGCGGTGACGGACTAG
- a CDS encoding ATP-binding protein, producing the protein MATVSPSWNYTLHLPRDPRAPGIARGSLRLILAAHELPGLTPTAELLATELLTNSHLHTEGPYALRLMSTRAGGVRVAVWDTDPRVPPGFKGDPLGASPPAESEHGRGLHLVKACADDVGVSVLRYLGASKGGKLLWAECGGGAQW; encoded by the coding sequence ATGGCCACCGTATCGCCGTCCTGGAACTACACCCTGCACCTTCCCCGCGATCCACGCGCACCGGGTATCGCGAGGGGCTCCCTGAGACTGATCCTCGCCGCTCACGAGCTGCCCGGACTCACTCCCACCGCGGAGCTCCTCGCGACCGAGCTGCTGACGAACTCGCACCTGCACACCGAGGGCCCGTACGCCCTTCGCCTGATGTCGACCCGGGCGGGCGGAGTCCGCGTGGCCGTCTGGGACACGGACCCGCGCGTCCCTCCCGGCTTCAAGGGAGATCCCCTCGGTGCCTCCCCGCCGGCCGAGTCGGAACATGGCCGGGGCCTGCACCTCGTCAAGGCGTGCGCGGACGACGTGGGCGTGTCGGTACTCCGCTACCTCGGCGCGTCGAAGGGCGGCAAGCTGCTGTGGGCGGAGTGCGGGGGTGGGGCGCAGTGGTGA
- a CDS encoding helix-turn-helix domain-containing protein: MPPRPPLTARRLRLAVELRKLRERAGMTATEAARTLGTSQGQLSNVESGRFGVSPERVRALARAYTCSDPAFIEALAGMAGDKTRGWWETFRDVLPPALLNIAELEHHATALRSANTAHIPGLLQTTDHAREIFRQVVPEFSRSDIELRVSHRLQRQALLDRNDPIPFRAVIHEAALRVPVGGPSAAKRQLEHLLEQSEREHITVQVIPFAIGAYPGSGQNIHYACGLLPQLDTVSLDQSHGPVLLDAEAQLEMYRILLDRMERVALEPSKSRDFIHDLIHDL, translated from the coding sequence GTGCCCCCACGACCCCCGCTGACGGCCCGCCGCCTACGGCTCGCCGTGGAGTTGCGCAAGTTGCGCGAGCGCGCGGGCATGACGGCTACCGAAGCCGCGCGCACGCTTGGAACGAGCCAGGGGCAGCTGAGCAACGTGGAGTCAGGCCGGTTTGGCGTGAGTCCCGAGCGCGTGAGGGCACTGGCCCGCGCGTACACGTGCTCGGACCCCGCGTTCATCGAGGCATTGGCCGGCATGGCGGGCGACAAGACACGCGGATGGTGGGAGACGTTCCGGGATGTGCTTCCGCCGGCGCTCCTGAACATCGCGGAACTGGAGCATCACGCCACCGCGCTGCGGTCCGCCAACACCGCACACATCCCGGGGTTGCTCCAGACCACCGACCACGCCCGCGAGATCTTCCGGCAGGTCGTACCCGAGTTCTCACGATCGGACATCGAACTCCGCGTGAGCCACCGGCTCCAGCGCCAGGCACTCCTGGACCGGAACGACCCGATCCCGTTCCGTGCCGTCATTCATGAAGCTGCTCTCCGCGTGCCCGTCGGCGGCCCCTCCGCCGCCAAGCGGCAGCTTGAGCACCTGTTGGAGCAGAGCGAACGCGAGCACATCACTGTCCAGGTGATCCCGTTCGCCATCGGCGCCTACCCCGGATCCGGACAGAACATCCACTACGCGTGCGGCCTCCTGCCCCAGCTCGACACGGTTTCACTCGACCAGTCCCATGGCCCCGTACTCCTGGACGCGGAGGCACAGTTGGAGATGTACCGCATTTTGCTGGACCGCATGGAGCGCGTGGCACTGGAGCCATCGAAGTCCCGCGACTTCATCCACGACCTCATCCACGACCTGTAA
- a CDS encoding LLM class F420-dependent oxidoreductase, with protein MRIAVTIFLTDETITPTRLARELEQRGFAGLYLPEHTHIPVERTSPYPAGGDLPREYGRTLDPFVALGQAAAVTETLGLGTGITLVAQHDPIDLAKQIATVDHLSGGRLTLGLGYGWNVEEAADHGVEWRTRRELVRDRMRLMQALWAEEPTAYEGEYGSVRASTAYPKPVQKPRGPVVGPRTLVGGAAGPKLFSHISEYADGWLPIGGRGLSEALPVLRSAWADAGREPDALQVVPYAVHPSPGKLAYYAELGIEEAVVQLPPVGEAEALRALDGFAPYL; from the coding sequence ATGCGCATCGCCGTCACGATCTTCCTCACCGACGAGACGATCACCCCCACCCGCCTCGCCCGTGAGCTGGAGCAGCGCGGGTTCGCGGGGCTCTATCTGCCCGAGCACACGCACATCCCCGTCGAGCGCACCAGCCCCTACCCGGCCGGCGGCGACCTGCCCCGCGAGTACGGCCGCACCCTCGACCCCTTCGTCGCCCTCGGCCAGGCGGCGGCGGTGACGGAGACGCTGGGCCTCGGCACCGGCATCACGCTCGTCGCCCAGCACGACCCGATCGACCTCGCCAAGCAGATCGCCACCGTCGACCACCTGTCGGGCGGCCGCCTCACCCTCGGCCTCGGCTACGGCTGGAACGTGGAGGAGGCCGCCGACCACGGCGTCGAGTGGCGTACCCGCCGCGAGCTGGTCCGGGACCGGATGCGGCTGATGCAGGCCCTGTGGGCGGAGGAACCGACGGCGTACGAGGGCGAGTACGGCAGCGTCCGCGCCAGCACGGCGTACCCCAAGCCCGTGCAGAAGCCGCGCGGGCCGGTCGTCGGACCCCGCACCCTCGTCGGCGGTGCCGCGGGACCGAAGCTGTTCTCGCACATCAGCGAGTACGCCGACGGCTGGCTGCCGATCGGCGGCCGCGGCCTCTCCGAGGCGCTCCCCGTGCTGCGCTCGGCGTGGGCGGACGCGGGCCGCGAGCCGGACGCCCTCCAGGTCGTGCCGTACGCCGTCCACCCGTCCCCCGGCAAGCTCGCGTACTACGCCGAGCTGGGCATCGAGGAGGCCGTGGTGCAGCTGCCGCCGGTGGGCGAGGCGGAGGCGCTGCGCGCGCTGGACGGGTTCGCGCCGTACCTCTAG
- a CDS encoding protease inhibitor I42 family protein, whose translation MAVRSSRVTGAVAAALCTVTLVVGCASGSDADEPTSHPTQDKSITAEVGERFTLSVPENASTREHWFVVAPQPDASVVRAADRSYESADDGKSVGGGGTLVLTFEATGRGTTRIVLLHCTFPTAGTAACGGGAGPSPTPSPSPTTEPERVTYRVDVR comes from the coding sequence ATGGCGGTCAGGTCGAGCAGGGTCACGGGGGCCGTCGCGGCGGCGCTCTGCACAGTCACGCTGGTGGTGGGCTGTGCGTCGGGCTCCGACGCGGACGAGCCCACCAGCCACCCCACGCAGGACAAGAGCATCACCGCCGAGGTCGGCGAGCGCTTCACGCTCTCCGTCCCGGAGAACGCGTCCACCCGCGAACACTGGTTCGTGGTCGCCCCGCAGCCGGACGCGTCGGTGGTCCGGGCCGCCGACCGCAGCTACGAGTCGGCAGACGACGGCAAGTCGGTCGGCGGCGGCGGCACCCTCGTCCTCACCTTCGAGGCCACCGGCAGGGGCACCACCCGCATCGTGCTGCTGCACTGCACGTTCCCCACGGCGGGCACCGCGGCCTGCGGTGGCGGCGCGGGCCCGTCCCCGACCCCGTCCCCGTCCCCGACGACCGAGCCGGAGCGGGTCACCTACCGGGTCGACGTGCGCTGA
- a CDS encoding bifunctional FO biosynthesis protein CofGH: MTTSATSGTGPGPTPGPTENSMRRALKRARDGVALDAGEAAVLLQARGEALEDLAASAARVRDAGLEAAGRPGVITYSKSVFIPLTRLCRDKCHYCTFVTVPGKLRRAGHGMFMSPDEVLDIARRGAALGCKEALITLGDKPEERWPEAREWLDAHGYDDTIAYVRAISIRILEETGLLPHLNPGVMSWTDFQRLKPVAPSMGMMLETTATRLWSEPGGPHHGSPDKEPAVRLRVLEDAGRSSVPFTSGILIGIGETFEERAESLFALRKISRAYHGIQELIIQNFRAKPDTAMRGMPDAELDELVATVAVARHIMGPAANLQAPPNLVDSEYERLIGAGIDDWGGVSPLTIDHVNPERPWPQIDELAEKSAAVGFELRERLCVYPEFVRRGEPWLDPRLLPHVRALADPETGLAVSDAVVEGRPWQEPEEVFVPSGRTDLHRTIDTDGRTSDRRDDFDEVYGDWGALREAAAPGMVPERIDTDVRQALATAADDPTKLTDDEALALLHADGPALDALTRIADDVRRSTVGDDVTYIVTRNINFTNVCYTGCRFCAFAQRRTDADAYTLSLDQVADRAQQAWELGAVEVCMQGGIHPDLPGTAYFDIAKAVKERVPGMHVHAFSPMEVVNGATRTGLSIREWLTAAKEAGLDSIPGTAAEILDDEVRWVLTKGKLPTATWIEVVTTAHEVGIRSSSTMMYGHVDQPRHWLGHLRTLAGIQQRTGGFTEFVTLPFIHTNAPVYLAGISRPGPTMRDNRAVTAMARLLLHPHIPNIQTSWVKLGSEGAAEMLRSGANDLGGTLMEETISRMAGSSYGSYKSVKDLIAVADAAGRPARPRTTLYGEVPQERQRAASASDGHLPDLLPVLD; encoded by the coding sequence ATGACGACTTCCGCGACCTCCGGAACCGGCCCCGGCCCGACCCCCGGCCCCACCGAGAACTCCATGCGTCGCGCTCTCAAACGGGCTCGTGACGGCGTCGCCCTGGACGCCGGCGAGGCGGCCGTGCTGCTCCAGGCGCGCGGCGAGGCGCTGGAGGACCTGGCCGCCTCCGCCGCCCGGGTGCGGGACGCCGGCCTGGAGGCGGCCGGCCGGCCCGGTGTCATCACGTACTCGAAGAGCGTCTTCATCCCGCTCACCCGGCTGTGCCGTGACAAGTGCCACTACTGCACCTTCGTCACCGTCCCCGGCAAGCTGCGCCGGGCCGGACACGGGATGTTCATGTCGCCCGACGAGGTGCTCGACATCGCCCGGCGCGGTGCCGCCCTCGGCTGCAAGGAAGCCCTCATCACCCTCGGCGACAAGCCGGAGGAGCGGTGGCCCGAGGCCAGGGAATGGCTCGACGCGCACGGCTACGACGACACCATCGCCTACGTCCGTGCCATCTCCATCCGCATCCTCGAGGAGACGGGGCTGCTGCCGCACCTCAACCCCGGGGTCATGAGCTGGACCGACTTCCAGCGGCTGAAGCCCGTCGCGCCCAGCATGGGCATGATGCTGGAGACCACCGCCACCCGGCTGTGGTCCGAGCCCGGCGGCCCCCACCACGGCTCCCCGGACAAGGAGCCCGCCGTCCGGCTCCGCGTCCTGGAGGACGCCGGCCGCTCCTCCGTCCCGTTCACCTCCGGGATCCTGATCGGCATCGGCGAGACGTTCGAGGAGCGCGCCGAGTCGCTGTTCGCGCTCCGCAAGATCTCCCGCGCCTACCACGGCATCCAGGAGCTGATCATCCAGAACTTCCGCGCCAAGCCGGACACCGCGATGCGCGGCATGCCGGACGCGGAACTCGACGAGCTGGTCGCCACCGTGGCCGTGGCCCGCCACATCATGGGCCCCGCCGCCAACCTCCAGGCCCCGCCCAACCTCGTCGACAGCGAGTACGAGCGGCTGATCGGGGCCGGCATCGACGACTGGGGCGGGGTGTCCCCGCTGACCATCGACCACGTCAACCCCGAGCGCCCCTGGCCGCAGATCGACGAGCTCGCCGAGAAGTCCGCCGCGGTCGGTTTCGAGCTGCGGGAACGTCTCTGCGTCTACCCGGAGTTCGTCCGGCGCGGTGAGCCGTGGCTCGACCCGCGGCTGCTGCCGCACGTCCGCGCGCTGGCCGACCCGGAGACGGGACTGGCCGTGTCGGACGCCGTCGTCGAGGGCCGTCCCTGGCAGGAGCCGGAGGAGGTGTTCGTGCCGTCCGGCCGTACCGACCTGCACCGCACCATCGACACCGACGGCCGGACCTCCGACCGCCGCGACGACTTCGACGAGGTGTACGGCGACTGGGGCGCCCTGCGTGAGGCGGCCGCCCCCGGCATGGTCCCGGAGCGCATCGACACGGACGTACGCCAGGCCCTCGCGACGGCCGCCGACGACCCGACGAAGCTCACCGACGACGAGGCCCTCGCCCTGCTCCACGCGGACGGCCCGGCCCTGGACGCCCTCACCCGCATCGCGGACGACGTGCGCCGCTCGACCGTCGGCGACGACGTCACGTACATCGTCACGCGGAACATCAACTTCACCAACGTCTGCTACACGGGCTGCCGTTTCTGCGCCTTCGCGCAGCGCCGCACCGACGCCGACGCGTACACGCTCTCCCTCGACCAGGTCGCCGACCGCGCCCAACAGGCGTGGGAACTGGGCGCGGTGGAGGTCTGCATGCAGGGCGGCATCCACCCGGACCTGCCCGGCACGGCCTACTTCGACATCGCGAAGGCGGTGAAGGAGCGGGTCCCCGGCATGCATGTGCACGCCTTCTCGCCGATGGAGGTGGTCAACGGCGCGACCCGCACCGGCCTGTCGATCCGCGAGTGGCTGACGGCGGCGAAGGAGGCGGGGCTCGACTCCATCCCCGGCACGGCGGCCGAGATCCTCGACGACGAGGTCCGCTGGGTGCTGACCAAGGGCAAGCTGCCGACGGCGACCTGGATCGAGGTCGTCACGACGGCGCACGAGGTCGGGATCCGGTCGTCCTCGACGATGATGTACGGCCATGTCGACCAGCCCCGGCACTGGCTGGGCCACCTGCGGACCCTGGCCGGGATCCAGCAGCGGACCGGCGGCTTCACGGAGTTCGTCACCCTCCCGTTCATCCACACGAACGCGCCGGTGTACCTGGCGGGCATCTCCCGCCCCGGTCCGACCATGCGGGACAACCGGGCGGTGACGGCGATGGCCCGGTTGCTCCTGCACCCGCACATCCCCAACATCCAGACCAGCTGGGTGAAACTGGGCTCGGAGGGGGCCGCGGAGATGCTCCGCTCGGGAGCGAACGACCTGGGCGGCACGCTGATGGAGGAGACGATCTCGCGGATGGCGGGCTCGTCGTACGGCTCCTACAAGTCGGTGAAGGACCTGATCGCGGTCGCGGATGCGGCGGGCCGGCCGGCCAGGCCGCGTACGACGCTGTACGGCGAGGTACCTCAGGAGCGGCAGCGGGCGGCTTCGGCATCGGACGGGCATCTGCCGGACCTGCTGCCGGTGCTGGACTGA